The Saccharomonospora cyanea NA-134 genome includes a region encoding these proteins:
- a CDS encoding DUF742 domain-containing protein has product MTADAEDTDAAPDRPDRLYTITCGRSRAGEVELDLVTLIVSECEPEPGMQSEHARILLLCASPTAVVEVAAELGLPVSVVKILLTDLLDTGAVAARHPTAPRAVDELPDPAFLEKVLVGLRNL; this is encoded by the coding sequence ATGACCGCCGACGCCGAGGACACCGACGCCGCCCCCGACCGGCCCGACCGCCTCTACACGATCACCTGTGGCCGGAGCAGGGCCGGCGAGGTCGAGCTCGACCTCGTCACGCTCATCGTGAGCGAGTGCGAGCCCGAGCCCGGTATGCAGTCCGAGCACGCGCGCATCCTGCTGTTGTGCGCCAGCCCCACGGCGGTGGTCGAGGTGGCCGCCGAGCTGGGGCTACCGGTCAGTGTCGTGAAGATCCTGCTCACCGACCTGCTGGACACGGGCGCGGTGGCGGCGCGTCACCCCACCGCTCCCCGTGCCGTCGACGAACTTCCCGACCCCGCATTCCTGGAGAAGGTCCTTGTCGGACTCCGCAATCTCTGA
- a CDS encoding MarR family winged helix-turn-helix transcriptional regulator, giving the protein MTDDRGREAGGPPPEGELDFWSFVELANERLATEYGFRHQLATEVLLTLNRASNIVTYDLEAAVHRPHGLSWSAFRLLFVTWLAGPLEPKRAAVLTGMSRAAVSNLVKTLVADGLLDRSPDARDGRSVRLSLTEQGHAEMVKVFRVHNEREYEWASVLTETEQRILVMLLNKLITNRHQFDVRGRN; this is encoded by the coding sequence ATGACCGATGACCGGGGCCGGGAGGCGGGCGGGCCGCCGCCCGAGGGTGAGCTCGACTTCTGGTCGTTCGTCGAACTCGCCAACGAGCGGCTCGCCACCGAGTACGGCTTCCGGCACCAGTTGGCCACCGAGGTGCTGCTGACGCTCAACCGCGCCTCCAACATCGTCACCTACGACCTGGAGGCGGCGGTGCACCGCCCGCACGGCCTGTCGTGGTCGGCGTTCCGGCTGCTGTTCGTCACGTGGCTGGCGGGGCCGTTGGAGCCGAAGCGAGCCGCCGTGTTGACGGGGATGAGCAGGGCGGCCGTGTCGAACCTGGTGAAGACGCTGGTGGCGGACGGTCTGCTCGATCGCAGTCCCGACGCGCGCGACGGCCGCTCGGTTCGGCTGTCGCTCACCGAACAGGGGCACGCGGAGATGGTGAAGGTCTTCCGCGTGCACAACGAACGTGAGTACGAGTGGGCCAGCGTGCTGACCGAGACGGAACAGCGCATCCTGGTCATGCTGCTCAACAAGCTGATCACCAATCGCCACCAGTTCGACGTCCGGGGCCGCAACTGA
- a CDS encoding MFS transporter, which translates to MASAVDAVSEGAGKDERAAPAGFKRVLTGSMAGSILEWYDFAIYGVLAATVLGPLFFPGDDGITKLLLALATQGLGFVARPLGGIVFGHLGDRFGRKPMLVVTFLLLGAATAAIGVLPTYHDIGITATVLLVLLRLVQGFALGGEFGGAVLLVSEYGQPKRRGFWASWPQAGAPAGTVLATAMITVLSLTTSDAAFESWGWRVAFLFALPLLIIGFWIRRGVEESPVFREAQSHALAPGSGRKKSSILLALSRPRQVLHGLGMRLGENIAFYIYTTFVIAYATSYFGFDRGDVTLAVTFASVFQFVGMIGGGAWSDRVGRKTAMLVPTGVLIAWAPIFFWLVHFDSVPLLWVGVCVGAFFHGMLAGPEAAWITELFPTRYRYAGSSLVFQGSSIIAGAPAPFIAVWLIENFGVGMVIGYLVVTMAITFVAVATSRETKGVDLSAVE; encoded by the coding sequence ATGGCATCAGCCGTCGACGCGGTGTCCGAGGGCGCCGGGAAGGACGAACGCGCCGCTCCAGCCGGTTTCAAGCGGGTGCTCACCGGAAGTATGGCCGGCTCCATCCTGGAGTGGTACGACTTCGCCATCTACGGTGTTCTGGCCGCCACCGTGCTCGGGCCGCTGTTCTTTCCCGGCGACGACGGCATCACCAAGCTGTTGCTCGCGCTCGCCACCCAGGGGCTCGGGTTCGTCGCCCGCCCGCTGGGCGGCATCGTCTTCGGCCACCTCGGTGACCGGTTCGGTCGCAAACCCATGCTGGTCGTGACGTTCCTGCTGTTGGGAGCGGCCACCGCCGCCATCGGCGTGCTCCCGACCTACCACGACATCGGTATCACCGCGACGGTGCTGCTCGTGCTGCTGCGGTTGGTGCAGGGCTTCGCGCTCGGTGGCGAGTTCGGCGGCGCCGTGCTGCTCGTCAGCGAGTACGGCCAACCCAAACGGCGTGGTTTCTGGGCTTCGTGGCCGCAGGCGGGCGCTCCGGCGGGCACCGTGCTGGCCACCGCGATGATCACCGTGCTCTCACTGACCACGAGCGACGCCGCGTTCGAGTCGTGGGGTTGGCGGGTGGCGTTCCTGTTCGCCCTGCCGCTGCTGATCATCGGCTTCTGGATCCGGCGCGGTGTCGAGGAGTCGCCGGTGTTCCGCGAGGCGCAGTCCCACGCCCTGGCTCCGGGCTCGGGACGGAAGAAGTCGAGCATCCTGCTCGCGCTCTCCCGCCCCCGGCAGGTGCTGCACGGGCTCGGCATGCGCCTCGGCGAGAACATCGCGTTCTACATCTACACGACGTTCGTCATCGCCTACGCGACCTCGTACTTCGGGTTCGACCGCGGTGACGTGACACTCGCGGTGACGTTCGCGTCGGTCTTCCAGTTCGTCGGCATGATCGGCGGAGGCGCGTGGTCGGACCGGGTCGGCCGGAAGACGGCGATGCTCGTGCCCACGGGCGTGCTCATCGCGTGGGCACCGATCTTCTTCTGGCTGGTGCACTTCGACAGCGTTCCGCTGTTGTGGGTCGGGGTGTGCGTGGGCGCGTTCTTCCACGGCATGCTCGCGGGTCCCGAGGCCGCGTGGATCACGGAGCTCTTCCCGACGCGCTACCGCTACGCGGGTTCGTCGCTGGTGTTCCAGGGCTCGTCGATCATCGCGGGAGCGCCCGCTCCGTTCATCGCCGTGTGGCTCATCGAGAACTTCGGCGTCGGCATGGTGATCGGCTACCTCGTGGTGACCATGGCGATCACGTTCGTGGCCGTGGCCACGAGCCGGGAGACGAAGGGCGTCGACCTGAGCGCGGTGGAGTGA
- a CDS encoding GTP-binding protein, which translates to MAPTRPEGRTPLRSTATDGVKIVIVGGFGAGKTTLVRSVSEIRPLSTEETMTEAGRGIDSTAGLAGKLRTTVAFDFGRVSLTDEVVLYLFGAPGQRRFWYLWDRLFTGTLGAVVLVDTRRIEDSWYAIDRLEQYGMPFVVARNNFPGSLHDLGELREALSISDAVPVVECDARRRDSAKHVLITLVHHLYTMSRARGVRC; encoded by the coding sequence GTGGCCCCCACCCGGCCCGAAGGCCGAACACCCCTGCGCAGCACAGCGACGGACGGCGTGAAGATCGTCATCGTCGGGGGCTTCGGGGCGGGCAAGACCACGCTGGTGCGCTCGGTCAGCGAGATCAGGCCCCTGTCCACGGAGGAGACGATGACCGAGGCGGGCCGAGGTATCGACAGCACCGCCGGGCTGGCCGGGAAACTGCGCACCACGGTGGCGTTCGACTTCGGCAGGGTCTCGCTCACCGACGAGGTGGTCCTGTACCTGTTCGGTGCGCCGGGACAGCGAAGGTTCTGGTATCTGTGGGACCGCCTGTTCACCGGCACCCTGGGCGCTGTCGTGCTCGTGGACACGCGCCGTATCGAGGACTCCTGGTACGCCATCGACCGCCTGGAGCAGTACGGCATGCCGTTCGTCGTGGCTCGCAACAACTTCCCGGGGTCGCTGCACGACCTCGGTGAGCTGCGCGAGGCGCTGTCCATCAGCGACGCGGTACCGGTCGTGGAGTGCGACGCGCGCAGGCGGGACTCGGCCAAGCACGTGCTGATCACGCTGGTCCACCACCTGTACACCATGTCGAGGGCGCGCGGCGTGCGGTGCTGA
- a CDS encoding Nif3-like dinuclear metal center hexameric protein, producing MASTVSDVIAALDAAYPRELAESWDAVGLVCGDPAEPVERVLVCVDPVTATVEEAVEWGAQLVVAHHPLLLRGVHGVGTDTAKGRLVHRMVRSHVALFCAHTNADSAVPGVSDALAERIGVRVSRPLAPHGDDSGSTGIGRVGELPEAVPFAEFVRRVGEALPATRPGVLGAGDPERLVRTVAVSGGAGDSYLAAATAAGVDAYVTADLRHHPAGEHLEQGGPALVGLTHWASEWPWCEQAAEVIRRVGDVEVRVSTLCTDPWTLRAGN from the coding sequence ATGGCTTCGACAGTGTCCGACGTGATCGCCGCTCTCGACGCGGCCTACCCCCGGGAACTCGCCGAGTCGTGGGATGCCGTGGGACTGGTGTGCGGTGATCCGGCCGAACCGGTGGAACGCGTCCTGGTGTGCGTGGACCCGGTGACGGCGACCGTGGAGGAGGCCGTCGAGTGGGGTGCCCAGTTGGTCGTGGCGCACCACCCGCTGCTGCTGCGCGGCGTGCACGGCGTGGGCACCGACACGGCCAAAGGTCGGCTCGTGCACCGGATGGTGCGGTCGCACGTGGCGCTGTTCTGTGCTCACACCAACGCCGACTCGGCGGTTCCGGGGGTGTCGGACGCGCTCGCCGAACGCATCGGCGTGCGGGTGTCGCGACCGCTCGCTCCCCATGGGGACGATTCCGGCTCCACGGGTATCGGACGTGTCGGCGAGCTGCCGGAGGCGGTGCCGTTCGCGGAGTTCGTGCGCCGTGTCGGTGAGGCACTGCCGGCGACTCGGCCCGGGGTGCTGGGGGCCGGGGATCCGGAACGGCTCGTGCGGACCGTCGCGGTGTCCGGAGGTGCGGGGGACAGTTATCTCGCCGCGGCCACGGCGGCCGGGGTGGACGCCTACGTCACGGCCGATCTGCGACACCACCCTGCGGGCGAGCACCTCGAACAGGGCGGTCCCGCTCTCGTCGGGCTGACCCACTGGGCCAGCGAGTGGCCGTGGTGCGAGCAGGCCGCCGAGGTGATCCGGCGGGTCGGTGACGTCGAGGTCCGGGTCTCGACGCTGTGCACGGATCCGTGGACGCTGCGCGCCGGAAACTAG
- a CDS encoding zinc ribbon domain-containing protein has product MKAEPAVQRQLLDLAKVDAELTRVAHRRRTLPELAEISDVEKRLRERRDALVAVQTAASDLEREVSKQEREVESVRARADRDRKLMESGSVSAKQLTDLEHELETLARRQAALEDDQLELMERKEAVDADVQRTAAEVDKTEQELVDVRKRRDEALADLDTTQARREADREGLLSKLPENLVALYERVRAHKGIGAALLKARRCGACQLELDRSAIAEIKAAPDDEVVQCDNCGAILVRTLESGL; this is encoded by the coding sequence GTGAAGGCAGAACCCGCCGTGCAGCGTCAGTTGCTCGACCTGGCGAAGGTCGACGCCGAGCTGACCCGTGTCGCTCATCGCCGCCGCACCCTGCCCGAACTGGCCGAGATCTCCGACGTGGAGAAGCGCCTGCGCGAGCGGCGTGACGCACTGGTGGCCGTGCAGACGGCCGCTTCCGATCTCGAACGGGAGGTGAGCAAGCAGGAGCGCGAGGTCGAGTCGGTGCGGGCGCGGGCCGACCGGGACCGCAAGCTCATGGAGTCGGGCTCGGTGTCCGCGAAGCAGCTCACCGATCTGGAACACGAGTTGGAGACGCTCGCGCGCAGGCAGGCGGCGCTGGAGGACGACCAGCTCGAACTCATGGAGCGCAAGGAGGCGGTCGACGCCGACGTCCAGCGCACCGCGGCCGAGGTGGACAAGACGGAGCAGGAGCTCGTCGACGTGCGGAAACGGCGTGACGAGGCGCTCGCCGACCTCGACACCACGCAGGCCCGGCGCGAGGCCGACCGCGAGGGCCTGCTGTCGAAGCTGCCGGAGAACCTCGTCGCCCTGTACGAGCGGGTGCGTGCCCACAAGGGCATCGGTGCCGCGCTGTTGAAGGCCCGCCGGTGCGGCGCCTGCCAGCTCGAACTGGACCGCAGTGCCATCGCCGAGATCAAGGCGGCGCCCGACGACGAGGTCGTGCAGTGCGACAACTGCGGCGCGATCCTGGTGCGCACGCTGGAGTCGGGCCTGTGA
- the fahA gene encoding fumarylacetoacetase → MTTIDIPDDSLFGLDNLPYGVFSTPGGERRVGVRVGDHVVDLAVALDDEVFARPALNAFMAQGHARWVEVRERVTELVSGDVPDAAVHAVADVTLHLPFEVGDYVDFYASEHHASNLGRLFRPDSEPLMPNWKHLPVGYHGRGGTVVVSGTDVVRPCGQRKAPDEAAPTFGESRRLDIEAELGFVVGTGSELGSPVPIEEFAERVFGAVLVNDWSARDIQSWEYVPLGPFLGKSFATSVSPWVVPLLALQKARVATPPQDPTPLPYLRENAPWGLDIELAVEWNGEVVSRPPYREMYWSPAQMLAHLTVNGASTRTGDLYASGTISGPERDQRGAFIELTWGGKEPVRVGGEERTFLQDGDEVALTATAPGASGGRISFGEVRNRIVPANHPGR, encoded by the coding sequence ATGACGACCATCGACATCCCCGACGACTCGCTGTTCGGGCTCGACAACCTGCCGTACGGCGTGTTCTCGACGCCGGGTGGTGAGCGCAGGGTCGGCGTGCGTGTCGGCGACCACGTGGTGGATCTCGCCGTGGCGCTCGATGACGAGGTGTTCGCGCGGCCCGCGCTGAACGCGTTCATGGCCCAGGGACACGCGCGGTGGGTGGAGGTGCGCGAGCGCGTCACCGAGTTGGTGTCGGGCGACGTACCGGACGCGGCGGTGCACGCCGTCGCGGACGTGACGCTGCACCTGCCCTTCGAGGTCGGCGACTACGTCGACTTCTACGCCTCCGAGCACCACGCCTCCAACCTCGGCAGGTTGTTCCGGCCGGACTCGGAGCCGCTCATGCCGAACTGGAAGCACCTGCCGGTGGGCTACCACGGTCGCGGCGGCACGGTGGTGGTGTCGGGCACCGACGTCGTGCGCCCGTGCGGTCAGCGAAAGGCGCCCGACGAGGCCGCGCCCACGTTCGGCGAGAGCAGGCGGCTCGACATCGAGGCCGAGCTGGGGTTCGTCGTGGGCACCGGCTCCGAGCTGGGCAGTCCTGTCCCGATCGAGGAGTTCGCCGAGCGGGTGTTCGGCGCGGTGCTGGTGAACGACTGGTCGGCCCGCGACATCCAGTCGTGGGAGTACGTGCCGCTCGGGCCGTTCCTCGGCAAGAGCTTCGCGACGTCGGTCTCCCCGTGGGTGGTGCCGCTGCTCGCGCTCCAGAAGGCCAGGGTCGCCACGCCGCCACAGGACCCGACGCCGCTGCCGTACCTGCGCGAGAACGCGCCGTGGGGCCTGGACATCGAGCTGGCGGTGGAGTGGAACGGCGAGGTCGTGAGCCGTCCGCCGTACCGTGAGATGTACTGGTCGCCCGCGCAGATGCTGGCGCACCTCACCGTCAACGGCGCTTCGACGCGCACCGGTGACCTGTATGCGTCGGGCACGATCTCCGGGCCCGAACGCGACCAGCGCGGCGCGTTCATCGAACTGACCTGGGGCGGTAAGGAGCCGGTCCGGGTGGGCGGCGAGGAACGCACGTTCCTGCAGGACGGCGACGAGGTGGCCCTCACCGCCACGGCACCGGGCGCCTCGGGCGGCCGGATCTCCTTCGGCGAGGTCCGCAACCGGATCGTTCCGGCGAACCACCCCGGTCGCTGA
- a CDS encoding cytochrome P450/oxidoreductase, giving the protein MAMGGESGVETAPRCPVTGADQSRLDPTGCPVSPNAAAFDPFADPYQQDPPGSLKWSRDGEPVFYSPVLGYWVVTRYEDVKAVFRDNRTFSPSIALEKITPFSDEANAVLARHDYAMGRTLVNEDEPAHMERRRVLMEPFTPQHLTQHEPMVRALVRERVDAFVDRGEADLVDELLYEIPLTVALHFLGVPEEDMETLRRYSVAHTLNTWGRPKPEQQVAVAESVGKFWQYAGQVLDKMRQDPSGPGWMQYGIRLQPQMPDVITDSYLHSMMMAGIVAAHETTAMAASNAFRVLLENRTVWEEICADQSLIPNAVEECLRFSGSVVAWRRIATTDTEIGGVRIPEGAKLLIVNSSANHDERHFDDPDSIDVRRDNASDHLTFGYGSHQCLGKNLARMEIQIFLEELTTRLPHLELVPGQEFTYLPNTSFRGPEHVLVRWDPTRNPEYRDPSLLRRRLKVRIGEPSRKTVARTMTVKRIEHETEDIVRITLADAHGRPLPKWSPGSHVDLELGEFSRQYSLCGDADDRLGYEIAVLHDPDGRGGSRYVHERLSVGDTVRVRGPRNHFKLVPDAQRYVLVAGGIGITPILAMADHLKREGRDYELHYCARSRREMALLDRVERDHGDRLVSHCSDEGTRLDVPALFAEPVEGTRIYACGPQRLLDALADATAHWPQDSLRVEHFTSDLGELDPSKEHAFDVRLADSGITVRVGADQTVLAALRAAGIDVPSDCEEGLCGTCEVAVGDGEIDHRDKVLTAAERACHNKMMTCCSRACGDSLTLAL; this is encoded by the coding sequence ATGGCGATGGGTGGAGAATCGGGCGTCGAGACCGCACCCCGGTGCCCAGTCACCGGCGCGGACCAGTCACGGCTCGACCCCACGGGCTGTCCCGTCTCCCCGAACGCGGCCGCCTTCGACCCGTTCGCGGACCCGTACCAGCAGGACCCGCCGGGCTCGCTGAAGTGGTCACGCGACGGCGAACCGGTCTTCTACAGCCCCGTGCTCGGCTACTGGGTCGTCACGCGCTACGAGGACGTCAAGGCGGTCTTCCGGGACAACCGGACGTTCTCCCCCTCCATCGCGCTGGAGAAGATCACCCCGTTCTCCGACGAGGCCAACGCCGTGCTCGCCCGGCACGACTACGCGATGGGCCGCACGCTCGTCAACGAGGACGAGCCCGCGCACATGGAGCGCAGGCGGGTGCTGATGGAGCCGTTCACACCACAGCACCTCACGCAGCACGAACCCATGGTGCGCGCGCTGGTGCGTGAGCGCGTCGACGCGTTCGTCGACCGAGGCGAGGCGGACCTCGTCGACGAGCTGCTGTACGAGATCCCGCTCACCGTGGCACTGCACTTCCTCGGCGTGCCCGAGGAGGACATGGAGACCCTGCGTCGGTACTCGGTGGCACACACGCTGAACACGTGGGGCCGCCCGAAGCCGGAACAGCAGGTGGCCGTGGCGGAGTCCGTGGGCAAGTTCTGGCAGTACGCGGGCCAGGTGCTCGACAAGATGCGGCAGGACCCGTCGGGGCCGGGCTGGATGCAGTACGGCATCCGGTTGCAGCCGCAGATGCCGGACGTCATCACCGACTCCTACCTGCACTCGATGATGATGGCCGGCATCGTGGCCGCTCACGAGACCACGGCGATGGCCGCCTCCAACGCCTTCCGGGTGTTGCTGGAGAACCGGACGGTGTGGGAGGAGATCTGCGCCGACCAGAGCCTCATCCCCAACGCCGTCGAGGAGTGCCTGCGGTTCTCCGGTTCCGTGGTCGCGTGGCGGCGCATCGCCACGACCGACACCGAAATCGGCGGCGTACGCATCCCCGAGGGCGCCAAGCTGTTGATCGTCAACTCGTCGGCCAACCACGACGAGCGGCACTTCGACGACCCGGACTCCATCGACGTGCGCCGCGACAACGCCAGTGACCACCTGACCTTCGGTTACGGCTCCCACCAGTGTCTCGGCAAGAACCTCGCGAGGATGGAGATCCAGATCTTCCTGGAGGAACTCACCACGCGGCTGCCGCACCTGGAGCTCGTGCCCGGACAGGAGTTCACCTACCTGCCCAACACGTCGTTCCGGGGGCCCGAGCACGTGCTCGTGCGGTGGGATCCCACGCGCAACCCGGAGTACCGCGACCCCTCGCTGCTGCGACGACGGTTGAAGGTGCGGATCGGCGAGCCGTCGCGCAAGACGGTGGCCCGCACGATGACGGTGAAGCGGATCGAGCACGAGACCGAGGACATCGTGCGGATCACGCTCGCCGACGCCCACGGCCGCCCGCTGCCGAAGTGGTCGCCCGGGTCGCATGTGGATCTGGAGCTCGGGGAGTTCTCCCGCCAGTACTCGCTGTGCGGTGACGCGGACGACCGGCTCGGCTACGAGATCGCCGTGCTCCACGACCCGGACGGCCGGGGCGGTTCGCGCTACGTGCACGAGCGGCTGTCGGTGGGCGACACCGTGCGGGTACGCGGTCCGCGCAACCACTTCAAGCTCGTCCCCGACGCCCAGCGGTACGTTCTCGTCGCGGGCGGCATCGGCATCACCCCCATCCTCGCCATGGCCGACCACCTGAAGCGCGAGGGACGCGACTACGAGCTGCACTACTGCGCGCGGTCGCGCCGGGAGATGGCCCTGCTCGACCGCGTGGAACGCGATCACGGTGACCGGCTGGTGTCGCACTGCTCCGACGAGGGCACCCGCCTCGACGTCCCGGCGCTGTTCGCCGAACCCGTCGAGGGCACCCGGATCTACGCGTGCGGGCCGCAGCGGCTGCTCGACGCGCTCGCCGACGCGACGGCGCACTGGCCGCAGGACTCGCTGCGGGTCGAGCACTTCACCAGCGACCTGGGTGAACTCGACCCCAGCAAGGAGCACGCCTTCGACGTACGGCTGGCCGACTCGGGCATCACCGTGCGCGTCGGCGCCGACCAGACCGTGCTCGCCGCCCTGCGGGCCGCGGGCATCGACGTGCCCAGCGACTGCGAGGAAGGGCTGTGCGGCACGTGCGAGGTGGCCGTCGGCGACGGCGAGATCGACCACCGCGACAAGGTGCTCACCGCTGCCGAACGCGCGTGCCACAACAAGATGATGACCTGCTGCTCGCGAGCGTGCGGCGACTCTCTGACGCTCGCGCTCTGA
- a CDS encoding homogentisate 1,2-dioxygenase: MAYYRRVGDVPPKRHTQHRTESGGLYYEELMGEEGFSSDSSLLYHRHLPSAIVDSRVWELPDQTTTPNHPLRPRHLRLHDLFADAEWKNTDVVTGRRLVLGNADVRLSYVVAGADSPLYRNATGDEVVYVESGEAVVETVFGALHAKQGDYVVLPMATTHRWLPQGDEPLRAYAIESNSHITPPKRYLSRYGQFLEHAPYCERDLHGPSEPLQAEGTDVEVLVKHRTSRGLVGTVLVYPNHPFDVVGWDGCLYPYTFSIHDFEPITGRVHQPPPVHQVFEGHNFVVCNFVPRKVDYHPQSIPVPYYHSNVDSDEVMFYCGGDYEARKGSGIGQGSISVHPGGYAHGPQPGAYERSIGVEFFDELAVMVDTFRPLELGEGGLACEDPNYAWTWAGRGPK; this comes from the coding sequence ATGGCGTACTACCGCCGGGTGGGCGATGTCCCGCCGAAGCGGCATACCCAGCACCGTACGGAGAGCGGCGGTCTCTACTACGAGGAGCTGATGGGGGAGGAAGGCTTCTCGTCCGACTCCTCGCTGCTCTACCACCGCCACCTGCCGTCTGCCATCGTCGACTCCCGCGTGTGGGAGCTGCCCGACCAGACCACCACGCCCAACCATCCGTTGCGGCCACGGCACCTCAGGCTCCACGACCTCTTCGCTGACGCGGAGTGGAAGAACACCGACGTCGTCACCGGCCGCAGGCTGGTGCTGGGCAACGCCGACGTGCGCCTGTCCTATGTGGTGGCCGGTGCCGACTCGCCGCTCTACCGCAACGCCACGGGCGACGAGGTGGTCTACGTCGAGTCGGGCGAGGCGGTGGTGGAGACCGTCTTCGGCGCGCTGCACGCCAAGCAGGGTGACTACGTGGTGCTGCCGATGGCCACGACGCACCGCTGGCTTCCCCAGGGCGACGAGCCGCTCCGGGCCTACGCCATCGAGTCCAACAGTCACATCACCCCGCCGAAGCGGTACCTGTCGCGCTACGGGCAGTTCCTGGAGCACGCCCCGTACTGCGAGCGCGACCTGCACGGGCCGTCGGAACCGCTGCAGGCCGAGGGCACCGACGTCGAGGTGCTGGTGAAGCACCGGACCTCGCGCGGCCTCGTGGGAACGGTCCTGGTGTACCCGAACCACCCGTTCGACGTGGTCGGGTGGGACGGCTGCCTCTACCCGTACACCTTCAGCATCCACGACTTCGAGCCCATCACCGGCCGGGTGCACCAGCCGCCGCCCGTGCACCAGGTGTTCGAGGGCCACAACTTCGTGGTGTGCAACTTCGTGCCGCGCAAGGTGGACTACCACCCCCAGTCCATTCCCGTGCCGTACTACCACTCCAACGTGGACTCCGACGAGGTCATGTTCTACTGCGGTGGCGACTACGAGGCGCGCAAGGGCTCGGGCATCGGCCAGGGCTCGATCTCGGTGCACCCCGGTGGATACGCGCACGGGCCGCAGCCGGGCGCGTACGAGCGCAGCATCGGCGTGGAGTTCTTCGACGAACTCGCCGTCATGGTCGACACCTTCCGCCCGCTGGAGTTGGGTGAGGGCGGCCTGGCGTGCGAGGACCCGAACTACGCCTGGACGTGGGCGGGACGGGGGCCGAAGTGA
- a CDS encoding IclR family transcriptional regulator — translation MSTLQTLDRGLRALDIVSRSPAGISVAELAAELGVHRAICYRIVATLEAHSLVARTDSGRLRLGVGAAVLSSRFEPQFLHGARPVLAELADRTRATAFVSVAEGDECVVLMVAEPTDTVLRVGYRVGSRHPLHRGASGIAILALRPPSARDSEAVRQARRDGYSVTRGQLERGAVGVSAGVRTAGHAPERSVGVVAIDGMDTDKAAEAVLDAARRLAQLVTS, via the coding sequence ATGAGCACCCTGCAGACCCTCGACCGCGGCCTGCGCGCGCTGGACATCGTCTCGCGGAGCCCGGCGGGCATCTCCGTGGCCGAGCTGGCCGCCGAGCTGGGCGTGCACCGGGCCATCTGCTACCGGATCGTGGCCACGCTGGAGGCGCACTCGCTCGTGGCCCGCACGGACTCGGGCCGACTGCGGCTCGGGGTGGGTGCCGCCGTGCTCTCCTCGCGTTTCGAACCCCAGTTCCTGCACGGTGCCCGTCCGGTGCTGGCCGAGCTCGCCGACCGGACCCGTGCCACGGCGTTCGTCTCGGTGGCCGAGGGCGACGAGTGCGTGGTGCTGATGGTGGCCGAGCCGACCGACACGGTGCTGCGGGTGGGCTACCGGGTGGGCAGCAGGCACCCGCTGCACCGGGGTGCGTCCGGCATCGCCATCCTCGCGCTCCGCCCGCCGAGCGCCCGTGACTCCGAGGCGGTGCGGCAGGCCCGCCGCGACGGCTACAGCGTCACGAGAGGGCAGCTCGAACGCGGCGCCGTGGGCGTGTCGGCGGGCGTCCGGACCGCCGGCCACGCGCCGGAACGCAGTGTCGGCGTCGTCGCCATCGACGGGATGGACACCGACAAGGCCGCCGAGGCGGTACTCGACGCGGCCAGGCGTCTCGCCCAGCTCGTCACGTCCTGA